The Anas platyrhynchos isolate ZD024472 breed Pekin duck chromosome Z, IASCAAS_PekinDuck_T2T, whole genome shotgun sequence genome includes a window with the following:
- the LOC140000763 gene encoding uncharacterized protein, with translation MRAQSPTAPASARTPAERLREVWSEERGWPWCWCRALGVAAVALSALPRAIGASSAALRRSGRRETPDERSEQQSVTPAAAAPVRGSGSSSPLLPSSPQQVESMATELDARCPICLDSRVNTSYVLPCLHRFCFACIQRWAESKPECPLCKRRVSSIVHSVRADNSFKELVIPPPAEAPLGAQQADAAPAQPAARPEAAGPVPAASVGGLHPFAWASLFRLYPAVLQPLLPWLRHELGQLLGDDSRAASEAQRNVISGLRFFGLDEGALALLLRTSLGRQTAGFVQRLLAAAVQRCSGEARNILGLGASPAAAGQEGSPAAVPSHAAASLGTPAAGPESSVETNAQELSGTSTAALRRGPSRRPSSPVPAPGNQQAAAEEPEEAGAGPSTAGQGGDQRRRGPRRAAKRRAPTSQDSAPPAKRPPRRRH, from the exons ATGCGGGCGCAGAGTCCCACCGCGCCGGCTAGTGCCCGCACTCCGGCTGAGCGGTTACGTGAGGTCTGGAGTGAGGAGCGAGGttggccttggtgctggtgtcgtgccctgggagttgctgcagtagctctcagtgcccttcccagagccatcgGAGCTTCTTCCGCGGCCCTGCGTCGTTCGGGCCGTCGGGAGACCCCGGACGAGcgctcagagcagcagag TGtgactcctgctgctgcagcgccgGTGAGAGGGAGCGGCTCGTCATCGCCACTTCTCCCCAGCTCACCTCAGCAGGTGGAGAGCATGGCCACGGAGCTGGACGCCCGCTGTCCCATCTGTCTGGACAGCCGGGTGAACACCAGCTACGTGCTGCCATGCCTCCACCGCTTCTGCTTCGCCTGCATCCAGCGGTGGGCTGAGAGCAAGCCCGAGTGCCCCCTGTGCAAGCGCAGGGTGAGCTCCATCGTGCACTCGGTGCGGGCGGACAACAGCTTCAAGGAGCTCGTCATCCCACCACCTGCGGAGGCACCGCTCGGCGCCCAGCAGGCAGAcgcagctcctgcccagccaGCTGCCCGACCAGAGGCTGCAGGACCAGTGCCCGCAGCCTCTGTGGGCGGCCTCCACCCCTTCGCCTGGGCGTCCCTCTTCCGCCTCTACCCtgctgtgctccagcccctgctgccctggctgcgccaCGAGCTGGGGCAGCTCCTCGGGGATGACAGCAGGGCAGCCTCAGAAGCGCAGCGCAACGTCATCTCAGGGCTGCGCTTCTTTGGCCTGGACGAGGGGGCCCTCGCCCTGCTGCTCAggacctccctgggcaggcagaCGGCCGGCTTCGTGCAGCGGCTCCTTGCCGCTGCCGTGCAGCGCTGCAGCGGGGAGGCCCGAAACATCCTGGGCCTGGGGGCCTCCCCAGCTGCCGCAGGACAggagggcagccctgcagcagtccCCAGCCACGCTGCCGCATCGCTGGGGACACCAGCAGCCGGCCCAGAGAGCTCCGTGGAGACCAACGCACAGGAGCTCTCTGGGACCTCAACCGCTGCCCTCCGCCGGGGACCCAGCCGCCGTCCATCCAGCCCGGTTCCTGCACCTGGAAACCAACAAGCGGCAGCAGAGGAGCCGGAGGAGGCCGGGGCTGGTCCCTCCACTGCTGGCCAGGGTGGGGACCAAAGACGCAGGGGGCCCCGGCGAGCTGCCAAGAGGAGGGCCCCCACTTCCCAGGACTCTGCCCCACCCGCAaagaggccaccccgccggCGACACTAG
- the LOC140000779 gene encoding uncharacterized protein, with amino-acid sequence MQAQSPTAPASARTPAERLREVWSEERGWPWCWCRALGVAAVALSALPRAIGASSAALRRSGRRETPDERSEQQSVTPAAAAPVRGSGSSSPLLPSSPQQVESMATELDARCPICLDSRVNTSYVLPCLHRFCFACIQRWAESKPECPLCKRRVSSIVHSVRADNSFKELVIPPPAEAPLGAQQADAAPAQPAARPEAAGPVPSASVGGLHPFAWASLFRLYPAVLQPLLPWLRHELGQLLGDDGRAASEAQRNVISGLRFFGLDEGALALLLRTSLGRQTAGFVQRLLAAAVQRCSGEARNILGLGASPAAAGQEGSPAAVPSHAAASLGTPAAGPESSGGTNAQELSGTSTAALRRGPSRRPSSPVPEPGNQQAAAEEPEEAGAGPSTAGQGGDQRRRGPRRAAKRRAPTSQDSAPPAKRPPRRRH; translated from the exons ATGCAGGCGCAGAGTCCCACCGCGCCGGCTAGTGCCCGCACTCCGGCTGAGCGGTTACGTGAGGTCTGGAGTGAGGAGCGAGGttggccttggtgctggtgtcgtgccctgggagttgctgcagtagctctcagtgcccttcccagagccatcgGAGCTTCTTCCGCGGCCCTGCGTCGTTCGGGCCGTCGGGAGACCCCGGACGAGcgctcagagcagcagag CGtgactcctgctgctgcagcgccgGTGAGAGGGAGCGGCTCGTCATCGCCACTTCTCCCCAGCTCACCTCAGCAGGTGGAGAGCATGGCCACGGAGCTGGACGCCCGCTGTCCCATCTGTCTGGACAGCCGGGTGAACACCAGCTACGTGCTGCCATGCCTCCACCGCTTCTGCTTCGCCTGCATCCAGCGGTGGGCTGAGAGCAAGCCCGAGTGCCCCCTGTGCAAGCGCAGGGTGAGCTCCATCGTGCACTCGGTGCGGGCGGACAACAGCTTCAAGGAGCTCGTCATCCCACCACCTGCGGAGGCACCGCTCGGCGCCCAGCAGGCAGAcgcagctcctgcccagccagctgcccgaccagaggctgcaggaccagtgccctcagcctctgtgGGCGGCCTCCACCCCTTCGCCTGGGCGTCCCTCTTCCGCCTCTACCCTgcagtgctccagcccctgctgccctggctgcgccaCGAGCTGGGGCAGCTCCTCGGGGATGACGGCAGGGCAGCCTCAGAAGCGCAGCGCAACGTCATCTCAGGGCTGCGCTTCTTTGGCCTGGACGAGGGGGCCCTCGCCCTGCTGCTCAggacctccctgggcaggcagaCGGCCGGCTTCGTGCAGCGGCTCCTTGCCGCTGCCGTGCAGCGCTGCAGCGGGGAGGCCCGAAACATCCTGGGCCTGGGGGCCTCCCCAGCTGCCGCAGGACAggagggcagccctgcagcagtccCCAGCCACGCTGCCGCATCGCTGGGGACACCAGCAGCCGGCCCAGAGAGCTCCGGGGGAACCAACGCACAGGAGCTCTCTGGGACCTCAACCGCTGCCCTCCGCCGGGGACCCAGCCGCCGTCCATCCAGCCCGGTTCCTGAGCCTGGAAACCAACAAGCGGCAGCAGAGGAGCCGGAGGAGGCCGGGGCTGGTCCCTCCACTGCCGGCCAGGGTGGGGACCAAAGACGCAGGGGGCCCCGGCGAGCTGCCAAGAGGAGGGCCCCCACTTCCCAGGACTCTGCCCCACCCGCAaagaggccaccccgccggCGACACTAG